The genomic stretch ggagagataggaaagggggaggaaaggTGATCAGAATCTGGGAGGGCACAGAGTGTGAAACCAGGAAGCTGACTGGGACATTTGGCAGTGGGTGCCAGGGCTGGCATAACTATTTCCATAtcaggtcatcagcagggtttggaCCTAGCAATGCTGACCTCACATCATAGACCTTAAGCATTGGAGCTAAAGAGCAGCTCCGGCAGCCAGAAGCATTAGTAGGCTAGCCTACCATGTTGAAATTCCATATTACGTGATGAAGCCCCTTCGTTTTCAGTTCAAAcccatttttaccaaaaaattcctgggttttacaaaaagtattattcatttttttctgattttcaacttatttttctattactcaaatacagaaaaaataacttgttttattagggaACTACAATACATTGCACGAGACAACTGTATTACGATAATACCTTAGTCTGTGTGGATATGCCAAACGGCCTGTTTGTGAAGGAAGGCTATGTGGAAGTCGAGAAGagacacacaataaacaaacagagacacacacaagctctgaagtgcgtgcGCAATGAACGTACTGGAGAATCTCACGCCCACTACAcgcacatttcaagctgttagcagataacagtTTCAAGCTCTGACACactaaaataggaagaaaatgaaaatggctgtatcagaatacatttcagaacacaaggaggacgcatttgaaagtttaaaaaaaacaaaatcaggagaaaaggatgaagttgagcctatgcaaatggtgtggcctaattattaaatgtaaatatttacaagCTAATAGTTCTacgtctacaacagtaaactctgtattcaaatgaaaaatttgatttggggattagagagagATTCTATTTGTTCTTAAATTCAGAGGTGGcgttgtgttttgagttctgtttcagttctgcagcaaaccaaattgatgaatggaattcaaagcattaatctactgaatacttctCCCCCCCGCCTGTCTTTCTGTCCAAGcaaataaaccccaatatttagccagaaaaaatatgaatagttttgcactgattttcacctgtttttgttgtggtggtaataaacactgataagttcctgggaaaaattaaaaaaaataaaacctgaaaacaaagggccctaTATGTAAGCTAGCCAGCAGAGGGAAAACCCCCATTTTACGAGGCTGCATCACTGGGAGATACAGGAAGGTCGACTTGTAGGCTCACAGGAACCAGTTGCTTCTAATAACTTCATCGGAGAACACCAGGGCTGAGATCCTGCACAGCGGCCTCCAGAATAATCCCCGTAGTGGCATGCGCAATAGCGATTGCTGGTTCCACCTCCTcccacctctgtccccttttctgtcctgccCATGCAAGGCCAATCTATACAGCCTGCAGTGGCACATAATCTCTCCCACCCGTGCTAGAGCTAAAATCTTTCCCTCTTCAGTCCTCTGACTATATTTTATCCATGTAGGCTATGCATAGGGTGTTTGCTGTTTACATTGGTTCTTTGTTTACTAAGAGCATATTATGAAATGCAAATTAACAGAAGAGGTGTTTTTAAGCAACGTGCATTATTcctaattttcaatattttgaaactaGAGTTTTTCCACAGATGAGGGGAGGATGAGAATGAAACACGGAGACCTGCGAGTGATAATGGTCCTGCTTGATCTGCATATGGGATAAccatggtgtcaaggttccttccccactctaaactctagggtacagatgtggggatctgcatgaaaacctcctcagCTTACTTTTACCCGCTTAGCTTAAAACTTCCCCacggtacaaactattttaccttttgcccttggacttccactgccaccaccaaacgtctaaaaGGGCTTTTATTaagaaagagccatttggaaacgtgttttcccccaaaatcctcaccaaaaccttgcacccccctctCTGGCAAAGGATTgggaaaaacctcaccaatttgcataggtgaccacggacccaaacccttggatcttaagaacaatgaaaaagcattctgttttcttaaaagaagaattttaatagaagaaaaggtaaaagaatcacctctgtaaaatcaggatggtaaatagcttacagggtaattagattcaaaacatagagaatccctctaggcaaaacctaaagttacaaaaagactcaaaaccaggaatatccattctattcggcacagcttattttctcagccatttaaaggaattataatctaatgcatatctagctagattacttactaagttctaagactccattcctgttctgtccccggcaaaagcatcacccagaaagacacagaccctttgtttctcccccccacctccatctttgaaagtattttgtctcctcattggtcattgtggtcaggtgccagcgaggttatcctagcttcttaaccctttaccggtgaaagggtttttcctctggccaggagggatttgaaagtgttttcccttccctttatatttatgacacatgggcTTCAGATTTCATATTTCTCCTCTTGTCTCAGCCCTTTGTTATGTCAAAACAGGGCACCAAATTTTGGCCTAGGTCTTTGATCAAGCTGCAGAGCTTCATCTTAGCGGCACCTGCATTCACAATCTTTTAAATACAATAAATGGTAAGTGTTCTTAAATTTCTTATTTATGGCTAGCTAAGGAAGATGGGGGGGGTAGGATTTTCCTCCATTTTAATGTAAGATTTACAATCTTTTAAAAGCCAAAGTAAAGCTATGGGAAGCCACAAATGATGCTGAAATACATCATTTTCCCCCTGCCATTTCTACCTGCAGGAGCAAAGGCAACAGGTCATTGGGGGCTACTGCGACGGAATTGCTACCAAGGATGTCGGAATTGCATTGTGTGGCAGATGCACTGCAGGATACATTCAGGGGTCTCCCGGACTCAAGCCTCCAGCATGCCGGGCTGCCAACGGGGGAAGTTTTGCGCTACAGCTCCGAGATaggaggcagcagagggtgggtgcacagagcagggaatacAGGCTTCTGTTCGGCAGTTTCAGTTCGTTCTTGCAGAGACAGAGCACAGAACAGTCTCACATGCTTCTagcagctgcctcagctcctctTTGCTACTTGCAGCCCCATTAGTTGTCCTGGGCAGAGGTGACAGGTGGCTAGGGCTAGAGGGCAAGAGAGGAAGCAGAATGTGCCTAAGGGAGGAGGTCAGGTTATCTGCCAAGAAGCAGAGGTTCCCAATTTCCTTGTTGGGGGGTTGCTTCTTTACACACCTATTGCATTCGGAGAGGCGCACATAAGGGGTTCCCCTCCAGTAGGTCCTCCCTGAACCGCCATCTCTCCTTTCAGAGCAGGCCCAGAAGTAGGGTTGACAGTTTTGGTTGGGCGTATTTTTGGAGGTTTCATCAGGTGACATCATCTTtaattccgggagactccaggacaatcctggaggcttggcaagcCTACCCAGAAGTGGCAgaagagagggagcaggcagccTGAGGGCCTGGCACGCTGGGATTCGGGGGAGTGAGGAACCAGGTCCAGCCTCTGgccaagtggggagggggagactgggCCACTTCCTTTCCTCACTCACTGAGCATGTCACCACAGCTGTCAAGCTCACATGTTACCACCACATTCCTCTTTATGCGTATCATCAGCATCATCCATGCAAGCTAAACACATTGCGTTCCTTAAGTGTTCCCAAAAAGAAGAACTAGAGGGGAAGGCATTAGGGTGTATAAGttccttcatggggagaaaatattggatactagagggctctttaagtccaaagctaagtccaaagcagactataTAGAGTTACAAAGGGCTCTTCCAAACCtgcatgactgggcaacaaaaataacagatgaaattcagtcttGGTAAATACAAAGGAATGCACACGGCAGAACATGATCCCACCTATACCtatcaaatgatggggtctaaattagcttttaccattgaagaaaaaaagatcttggagtccccgtggatagttctctgagaacatctgctcaatgtgcagccgccatcaaaaaagcaaacagaatgttcgggcccattaggaaatggataccTAATACCACAATAAGTATtataatgccactctataaacCCATGCtatgcccacaccttgactactgtgtccagatctggttggcccatctcagaaaagatatattagaattggaacaacacgtccacctgtggaactcattgccaggggatgttgtgaaggtccaAAGTATACCTGGGTTCAACAACaatcagataagttcatggagaataggtccatcaatggctattcctCAACAtggctaagcctctgactgccggaTACTGGGACTGGATAACAGTGGACGGTTCACATGATAATTCTCCTGCTTTggtcactccctctgaagcacctggcattggtcactatgggaagacaggatactgggccagggaccattggcctgacccactACACTCCTGTTTCTTATGACAGCCAATTGGAAGagttcaaaactcatgagtcaggccccaagaTGATGAGGTTTTAATAACCACCGAGTTTGGTGAACttgaaaattaggaaaaactCGAGTTGTGTGCCTCACACCCCTCTGACGTCGAAGGGTTGGCTGGCCCCACCTGCCCATGCTGTGGCACGCCTGGCTCATACCAGGGGCATTCTGGCGCTGTAGCTCACACACCGCAGGCAGCAGAGAGGGGAGGTGCTGAGCAGGGAGCACAGGCTGCTCTTGGGCCTGTCTTACGTCTTCCCTGCTGCGTCTACAGCTCctggcttcctgcagccccaccaCTTCCTCTAGGCACCAGTGACTACTCTCTAAGGGAAGGggcttttgaaaaggaaataaaaggaaggagaacCTGGGTCTGAGAGCCTGTGACTGCTCAAGAGAATGAAACACCAGGAGGCAGACAATGCCATGGATCGTAGCTTTTATTACTGCACATCTACATTACCAGATGGGAAATTTCACAACAATCATCCATAGCACAAGCGACACAGGGTCTCTCTCCCGCCCATATGCAATATCCCGGGTACAAAGTCGGTCAGTTACACATTCCAAGGGAAGGCCTTGATACTGATAGCAGAAAGAGTGTACAAAGTGAGGACAGAGATTGGAAACATTCCCAGAAACACGTCACACTGCAAGGGGAATGCCAACAAGTGGAGTCAGGAGAGAGCTACTGCGCGAGGGGCTGCAATTCATTTTCATTCCGTAGACGTTGGTGGTTCCGTGGGCCCTAACAGAACTTCTTTTCtttgcagcagtgctgcagaggTGAGCATGGAGGGCACGGATCCACACACTTAGGAGGGCACGGCCATTGATCCACACACTTAGGAGGGCACGGATCCACACACTTAGGAGGGCACGGATCCACACACTTAGGAGGGCATGGCCATTGATCCACACACTTAGGAGGGCACGGATCCACACACTTAGGAGGGCATGGCCATTGATCCACACACTTAGGAGGGCACGGATCCACACTTAGGAGGGCACGGCCATTGATCCCACACTTAGGAGGGCACGGATCCACACTTAGGAGGGAACGGCCATTGATCCACACACTTAGGAGGCACGGATCCACGCACTTAGGAGGGCACGGATCCACGCACTTAGGAGGGCACGGACAGGGATCCACGCATTTAGTCTTGCACTGCTTCACACAGCATGGAGGCGGCAGGCAGGGCTGTTTGCATTGCTGCTGGTAAGCCATCTTCCTGGGACGTGggcaaaactgaaagaaaaaggagTTTTCAGGGTTTGCAAAATCAAGACGAAGAATTATATTTCTTATTAGCATCATGCACCAGAACATTCAGCAGAATCAGAGGCTGGTGCCCTCGGGAACACTTCTCCAGAGAGAGCATTGGCATTGCGAACCATTTCAGAAAGAACAAACATGGGGGAGGATGGACTGAAAGCCCATCCTGAAGCCCTTCAATGGGATTAGTGAATGAAAGTCAAGATACTTAAAGAAAGCCCTCTTGTGAGCAGTAATATattttggaagaagaaaacaaaaaatgaaatcccAGCCATAAAGTTAGCTCCCAATAATCAGAAGGAGACTTACCCAATTCACCGATGGGAGCAAGTGGAGAAGCCAAGTCGATTGAAGATCATTGAGGTGTCAGCCTTTTTATATGGTTTCCGTGGCTTGGTGTCCGGAAATGAGACACCTCAGAGCTATGTGCTTGAGGTTTTTCACAATCCAAACCTCCTCCATGTACAGACTCTTCAATTGCTTGCTTGCATCACCATTTTAATAATTCTCATTATTTTAACAAGACACATGACGTTATTGGAGGAAATGCTGTGTACACGTTGTCACACCTGATCTACataattcaaattggaaaaaataattcaataaagAACTGGATTCTTTGCTTTCATGAATGAATTCTTATGGATTTCTTGGACTGAAACACAACCAGAAGTAGGAGAAAGGATCAGTTTGAGCCAAAGACCAGAGCAGGAGGTTTGGATCAGCAACAAATTTCCTTCCACCGTCTTTTAATCTGGAGGCAGCTCTGGTTCTTGCCTGTTCCTCTCTGAACCATACACATTTCATGTCCCTGGCACACAGCACAGTCTGTCACCACTCAGCTGCGCTTGGGGACTGTGGTTTCAAAGAGAGGTTGAGTTGAGTGTGTTTAGAGAGGTGTCAGGCCTGGGGCTTGTGAGCAATGCCAGGAATGCCCCCGGTCgcaaagggaccctggcggctctggttgGCATTGCCAACCGAGCTGTTAAATGCCTGTTTGGTGGCGCAGCGGGGTTCCTGGGGCTGAGGCATCTCCCGGGAGCAGCAGCCAGGTTCCTGTGGCCCCTGGGCTCATGTGCGGCCGGGgaagctccgcgtgctgccccccgccctgagtgccggctccacagctcccattgccaggAACCGTGACCAATGGCAGATGTGGGGCTGGCACATGTAGATGCAAGGGCACCCCaaagagcctccctggccacccatgtgccTAGAGTCCcgcaccctctcccgcaccccaacctcctgccccaacctggaATCCACTCCCACACCCAAGTCCTTCCCAGAGCCCCCACAACACAGACCGCCACACCCAACCCACTTGCCCAACCCTGAGTCTCCTCTGCACCCGAACCTTTCATCCCTGgcacccaccccacagccccagacagagcccttaGCCCCCTCCAGAatcccaaccccccactgcagcccggTGACAGTgcgtgagggttggggagagtgagcgatggagggatggaggatgGAGCGAGCGGTGAGCAGGGCCTCatagaagaggtggggcaggggcggggctcagggaaggggcgggcaGGGGTATTGTGCTTTGTGTGATTCGAAAGTTGGCCACCCCGTGTGAGGAGCAAGGAGAGTCGGCTGTGTAATTTCCGTGGGGGTTGCCAGGAGAAAGCACCATATGAGGATGGGAGagatgggaaaggggaggaaaggTGATGAGAATCTTGGAGGGCACAGAGGGCGAAACCAGGCCGCTGGCTGGGACATTTGGCAGTGGGGCGTGGGCTGGTATAACAATTTCCGCAAAAGGTCATCAGTAGCTTTTGGACCTAGCAACGCTTACCCAACATCACAGACCTTGAGCACTGGAGCTAAAGAGCAGCTCCAGCAGCGGGAAGCACTAGTAGGCTAGCATACCAGATTAAAATTCCATGTTCTGGGATCTAGCCACTAGATGGAGACGCAACCCACATTTGAGGAGGGTGCATCACTGGGAGACACAGGAAGGTCGAGTTCTAGGCTCACAGGGACCTGTTGCTTCTAATCACTTGACCAGAGAATCAGGGCTCAGACTCTGCACACCGGGATAATCCAGGATAATCCCTGTAGTGCCTTGTGCAATAGCGATTGTTGGGCGCCCCTCCCACTGTAATCCTGCTGAGCCTGGAGAGCAGGTCTGATCACATCTTGTCCAATCCTCACAATACTTCAGAGATCTGTGTAAACCTCAGAAGTTCCTGCTCTTGCGATGTACACTCCCTGCGCCAGATCCTGAACTGGCGTAAATCAGCGCAGCTCCATGAAAATGGCATCCCTCTGGTGCTAAAGACACGTACCATGGGCAGGATTCACCATTGCCTAAAATGTCCTCCGGTGACTTCCCCCAACATCCTGTGCTCTCTGACACCTCTTCCCTGAAAACAGGGGgcaagagaggggaagggagcatgggTTTTAATCAAGGTGATCCATAAGGGCCCGGAGCAGCCACTTCAAGGTAGAACAGTCCCTTACACTGCTCTAAATAGCTCTACGGGGGAACGAGTCCCCCTTCCCCATAGAAAAGGTGCACAGAATTCTTCCCCCAAAACAAttcaatcaacattttttttctctcttttcatcaAATATTTGGTATGAAATGTTTTGGGTCTTCATtgaataaaaggaaaacataCAGTCTAAAACGTGGTCTgggtttttgaaatttttgtagTTTTCAAAGTTTTTGCTGTATCGAGGAAAACACAGGACTTGGGGAACAATTTCTGCCTCCCCAATCAAAAAAgcatttttggtcaaaaaaatgtTCTGATTGAAAAGTTCTGAGCAGCTCTTGGGAAAAGACAAGAGGAAGCCACATTTGTGCCCTCCTCCATCTCGCACCCTTGTATGCAACCCTAAGAaccaaattatgccctcagttacacctgggCACCCCCATGGGGCACCATTGGACATGGTTTCCATAGGGTTGCGGAAGGGCTGCTGATAATGGCAAACCAGCATTGCTCTGTCGCCCAGTCCCAATCCATATCCACTAAATCAAGCTCTCCTCTGCTCAAGCACTAACAGTCACATCCTAACTTCCCAAAGGAGCAGGGAGCACCCATAACTCCCACGGGAATCAGTGAGAGCACcacatctctgaaaaccaggcctcttATTTTAACCAGTCCTATTCATCTTTGAGTCGGGACAATAGAAGTTCACTGatggatcccaaactgctgaAACCTTCAGCAGGAAATGGACCTATCTTTATGGAAGAATCATCGAAATAGTGTCATATCTTTTCACTTCCCTGTAATAGTCTTggaaatagatagatagatagatagatagatagatagatagatagatagatagatagatagatagataggaacATGGACTTCCTTACTCATCTAGGTTCAGTTTCAAGGTACCGAGTCTCAATTCCCAACTGAAATACATTGAAAACTTTCCCCACCTTGTTATTCTTCTTCCGAATTTATGCCTCTTTGTATTGATGGGAAGAACACAAAGAGTGATCACATCTTGTATTCATTCATCTTTCGAGGAAAAGATTTAATTAGAAGATGATTTGGTATCAATGTTACAAACACACCTAAATACATATCTCTTCCCATCTCGGTGATATACACTCCGCCTGCACACTATTGATACATCAGATAGGTCACAATGGTGAGTAATGTGTGACTGGCAGAGTGGTACAGTTCAACATTACCTCACCTTCAGAATGAGCCTTCGCCACGGTCCATGctagtgaatggaaagacttggTGATATATTATGAACCccaagaaaggattttttttccctttaaacaaCCTCTTTAAACAAATTTCTGACAAATGATTGTGCCGTCTCCCTGACGCTTTTCTACTCCCCACTTTTGCCTGGGCAAAACCACATCGAAATCCTTGAATTCTGCTATGACACAGTGGGACTAAGCTGTTGGCAGGGGATgtctttttcctctgtatttgtacagcacctacaaaCACAGGAAACCAGCCCATGACTGGGCTCCGAGGCCTTGTGACAATACATGTAGCAATAAGTGCTTCAGACTGAGAAATGGACTTTTGTGGGTTTTCTTCATTCATCACCCCGACCAGTTTCACAGGCATCCAGAAATCAATGGCGCTCACACCAGAAGTTAACCTGCACAGCAATGCGTCATCAGTTTCAAGCACTGTGGCTTGTTGCCACTATCAGTGAGGGAAGGGTCCCCATCTTTCTTGAATTACACAGTTCAGCCCTCCTTTTCACAGCTCTCGccaatcccttccagccctacctggCAGGAAATTGAACTCACCCATTTTAGAGTGTCGAAGGACCTTTTGGGGAGGAAACACCAGGGACTAACAAGCTCTTTAGCCgaacagagaaaggcagaacaagaatcaatggctggaTGGTATAACCAGAccaattcaaatgagaaataggCACCATTGTTTAGCAGAGAgagattaaccattggaacaaactgctgTGGAAAGCATCTGCTGTTGTCTTCAAATCCAGACAGGATGCCTTGCTGGGACATATGCTTCAGTCAAAGACAAGTTGTTAGGCTCAATACAGGTGCAAcggggtgaaattctctggcctgttttatgcaggagggcagactagatcatcataatggtccctttgggcCTTAAAGTCCATGAAATCGATTCAAGGGGCAGAAATATTGTGATCGTTGCAGCAGGACATGGTGAGATGGTTCCACTCTGTGAAGAGCCAATGTCAGAACATAAGCACCCAAACTTCACAGCAGCAGGAGTCTGTGGTGAATCCTTAATCTAGCCTGGCCAACGGAGTAGAGAGGACTGGGCTGGGTTTGGAGGTCTCAAAACTAAGCTTTCTAGGGGCACTTTCCAAAGGCCGTCTCGTTGGCCTGGACCCTTGAACTTGGCCCGGTTCCACTGAAATCCACTGAATCTGTCTCGCTGTCATTTCAG from Dermochelys coriacea isolate rDerCor1 chromosome 24, rDerCor1.pri.v4, whole genome shotgun sequence encodes the following:
- the LOC122457441 gene encoding small proline-rich protein 2H-like: MAYQQQCKQPCLPPPCCVKQCKTKCVDPCPCPPKCVDPCPPKCVDPCLLSCVDQWPCPPKCVDPCPPKCVDQWPCPPKCVDPCPPKCVDPCPPKCVDQWPCPPKCVDPCPPCSPLQHCCKEKKFC